From Sphingomonas nostoxanthinifaciens, a single genomic window includes:
- a CDS encoding phosphatase PAP2 family protein, whose translation MLLADHCGAMAKHSKPERADVKVAQKLAPARKSPVVRALGTLSELADQPQLNTICVATLGVGLITGNRRMAKAGFRMLVTQLLSTRLKGLIKHSVDRTRPKAVAEGRNYERHAGSDGASEMNSFPSGHTAGAVAVARAFVREYPEHSLAAYAGAAAVGLIQVPRSKHYPSDVAAGMVVGLLADGLVSGAVTRWTSARNSSGSGSNVASRKVHQSALA comes from the coding sequence ATGCTGCTGGCCGATCATTGTGGGGCAATGGCAAAACATTCGAAGCCGGAACGGGCGGACGTCAAGGTCGCCCAGAAGCTCGCGCCTGCGCGCAAGTCGCCGGTGGTCCGTGCTCTGGGGACCTTGAGTGAGCTGGCCGACCAGCCCCAGCTCAACACGATCTGCGTGGCCACCCTGGGCGTCGGTTTGATCACTGGGAACCGCCGCATGGCGAAGGCCGGCTTCCGGATGCTGGTCACGCAACTGCTATCCACGCGGTTGAAGGGCCTGATCAAGCATAGTGTCGACCGGACCCGGCCGAAGGCGGTTGCGGAAGGTCGCAACTACGAGCGTCACGCGGGCAGCGACGGCGCCTCTGAGATGAACAGTTTCCCGTCCGGGCATACGGCCGGTGCTGTGGCTGTCGCGCGGGCGTTCGTCCGCGAATATCCAGAGCATAGCCTCGCGGCCTACGCCGGCGCCGCGGCGGTCGGCTTGATCCAGGTTCCGCGCAGCAAGCACTATCCCTCGGATGTCGCGGCGGGGATGGTCGTCGGGCTCCTTGCCGATGGTTTGGTTTCCGGTGCGGTGACCCGGTGGACATCGGCACGAAATTCATCCGGGAGCGGCAGCAACGTGGCTTCGCGTAAGGTGCATCAATCGGCATTGGCTTGA
- a CDS encoding cation:proton antiporter, whose protein sequence is MTDPHHLVLLLIGGGLVLLVSWLPLVLKSVPLSVPIVCVALGYAASFVPLLHVRLDAAATLDAAEKIGEAVMLLALMGAGLRIDRPFSWAAWGTPWRLLLVAMPITMVLVFASAHWGLGLGAAASLLLAAALAPTDPVLAGDVQTGPPGAGEDGETRFGLTAEAGFNDGLAFPFVVLAMALKTGTVGWVHWAGATFAAEIAIGVVIGLLLGRLMGWLMFRLPSLKLSDTGDGLVAIGATFVCYAATVLLHGNGFIAVFVTALTIRHASPHDEFHETMADSASQIERILVMLVLVLFGWALGQGILSELTWQAGALAVAILLVFRPISTGLAFLGSTAPKNSKRLIAIFGIRGIGTIYYLLFATHSGLFPEHERLWSVAAAAILVSIVVHGMLSTPLMDHADRLRRKHGHKSDHAEFETSAPARSG, encoded by the coding sequence ATGACCGACCCGCATCACCTCGTCCTTCTCCTGATCGGTGGAGGCCTCGTCCTGCTGGTCTCTTGGCTGCCGCTGGTCCTCAAGTCGGTGCCCCTATCGGTTCCCATCGTCTGCGTCGCGCTGGGCTATGCCGCCTCGTTCGTCCCGCTGCTGCACGTCAGGCTCGACGCGGCAGCCACCTTGGACGCGGCGGAGAAGATCGGCGAGGCAGTAATGCTTCTCGCGCTGATGGGTGCGGGGCTCAGGATCGACCGTCCCTTCTCCTGGGCGGCATGGGGCACGCCATGGCGTCTCCTGCTCGTCGCGATGCCGATCACGATGGTTCTGGTGTTCGCAAGCGCGCACTGGGGTCTTGGCCTCGGAGCCGCCGCCTCGCTGCTGCTCGCGGCAGCCCTGGCTCCGACCGATCCCGTCCTTGCCGGCGACGTCCAGACGGGACCGCCTGGTGCCGGTGAGGACGGTGAAACCCGCTTCGGCCTGACCGCGGAGGCCGGTTTCAATGACGGTCTCGCCTTCCCGTTCGTGGTTCTCGCCATGGCGCTCAAGACGGGCACGGTCGGTTGGGTCCATTGGGCAGGCGCCACCTTCGCCGCCGAGATCGCGATCGGTGTGGTCATCGGGTTACTGCTCGGCCGGTTGATGGGCTGGCTAATGTTCCGTCTGCCCAGCCTCAAGCTGTCGGATACCGGCGACGGGCTGGTAGCGATCGGCGCCACCTTCGTCTGCTATGCCGCCACCGTCCTGCTGCACGGCAACGGCTTCATCGCGGTCTTCGTGACGGCCCTGACGATCCGGCACGCCTCTCCCCACGACGAATTCCACGAGACGATGGCTGACTCCGCTTCGCAGATCGAACGCATCCTGGTGATGCTGGTGCTCGTGCTGTTCGGCTGGGCCCTCGGTCAAGGTATCCTGTCCGAACTGACGTGGCAGGCCGGGGCTCTGGCGGTGGCCATCCTGCTCGTCTTCCGTCCGATATCGACTGGACTCGCCTTCCTGGGATCAACGGCGCCGAAGAATTCCAAGCGCCTCATCGCCATCTTCGGCATCCGCGGCATCGGCACGATCTACTACCTCCTGTTCGCCACCCACTCCGGACTCTTTCCGGAGCACGAGCGCCTTTGGAGCGTCGCGGCCGCAGCCATCCTCGTATCGATCGTCGTCCATGGCATGTTATCGACGCCCCTGATGGATCACGCCGACCGGCTGAGGAGGAAGCACGGCCACAAGTCGGACCACGCGGAGTTCGAAACGTCGGCGCCTGCCCGTTCGGGCTAG
- a CDS encoding ParB-like protein — protein sequence MLDREPLLHPIAIDALRPTQMTVGLREVARKRGEWRARAEKSGLEYLGQHMIPVVIGPKNHRWLIDNHHLARALHDEGVEQVLVRVVADLSHLGGRQFETFMDNRNWLHPFNEKGHRKGVSKIPKHIEQLSDDPYRSLAGELRRAGGYAKDDTPFSEFLWADFLRRKVNLDLVERDFDDAVAKALKFARKPDAQYLPGWAGPHD from the coding sequence ATGCTCGACCGCGAACCCCTGCTTCATCCCATCGCCATCGACGCGCTCCGCCCGACGCAGATGACGGTCGGGCTGCGGGAGGTGGCGCGCAAACGCGGCGAGTGGCGCGCTCGCGCCGAAAAGTCGGGTCTCGAATATCTCGGACAGCACATGATCCCGGTCGTGATCGGCCCCAAGAACCACCGTTGGCTGATCGACAACCACCATCTTGCCCGCGCACTCCACGACGAGGGCGTCGAGCAGGTTCTGGTGCGCGTGGTCGCCGATCTGTCGCATCTCGGCGGGCGTCAGTTCGAGACCTTCATGGATAACCGGAACTGGCTGCACCCCTTCAATGAGAAGGGGCATCGCAAAGGCGTCTCCAAGATACCCAAGCACATCGAGCAATTGAGCGACGATCCCTACCGGTCACTTGCGGGAGAGCTGCGCCGCGCGGGAGGCTACGCCAAGGACGACACGCCCTTTTCGGAATTCCTCTGGGCGGACTTCCTCCGCCGGAAGGTTAATCTTGATCTCGTAGAGCGCGATTTCGACGATGCGGTCGCGAAGGCCTTGAAGTTCGCCCGCAAGCCAGATGCCCAGTATCTTCCGGGATGGGCGGGTCCTCACGACTGA
- a CDS encoding DUF2721 domain-containing protein, translating into MTNGAACSDARPSRRWDDTPADHIVSSRVHAGMIASSLNNAAHVVQLALTPIFLLTGLASLLNVFTTRLGRVADRVDKLTEDAKSHPRQLHILKLRSRALDVAVVLVTIAGALTCCAALTLFFGALRNASGGLLLFALFGGALVFSVMALGAFAFETLLSGRSVRELAEGSSGE; encoded by the coding sequence ATGACGAACGGCGCGGCCTGTTCCGATGCTCGTCCTTCCCGTCGGTGGGACGACACACCGGCTGATCACATTGTCTCCTCGCGCGTTCACGCGGGAATGATTGCTTCCTCGCTCAACAACGCAGCGCACGTCGTCCAGCTGGCGCTCACGCCGATCTTCCTCCTGACAGGCCTGGCCTCGCTCCTGAACGTCTTCACGACGAGGCTGGGACGGGTGGCCGACCGCGTGGACAAGCTGACCGAGGATGCCAAGTCTCATCCGCGGCAGCTTCACATCCTCAAGCTGCGGTCGCGGGCCTTGGATGTCGCGGTGGTCCTCGTGACGATCGCCGGCGCGCTGACCTGCTGCGCCGCGCTCACGCTCTTCTTCGGCGCGCTCCGGAACGCCAGCGGCGGGCTGCTCCTCTTCGCGCTGTTCGGTGGCGCGCTGGTCTTCTCGGTGATGGCCCTCGGCGCCTTCGCATTCGAAACCCTGCTGTCCGGACGGTCGGTGCGGGAACTCGCCGAGGGAAGCTCGGGCGAATAG
- a CDS encoding DksA/TraR family C4-type zinc finger protein produces the protein MANGWAPDGAVQDQIDDTVKDAVSAARARMPIGDGTEDCDDCGETISAARRKALPGVRTCVACQSERDKKRTSTGINRRGSKDSQLR, from the coding sequence ATGGCGAATGGATGGGCCCCCGACGGCGCGGTGCAGGATCAGATCGACGACACTGTAAAGGATGCGGTCTCGGCCGCCCGCGCCCGCATGCCGATCGGTGACGGGACGGAGGATTGCGACGATTGCGGCGAGACGATCTCCGCAGCGAGGCGGAAGGCGCTTCCGGGCGTCAGAACGTGCGTGGCGTGCCAGAGCGAACGCGACAAGAAGCGGACTTCAACCGGCATCAATCGCCGTGGGAGCAAGGACAGCCAACTGCGCTGA
- a CDS encoding arylesterase encodes MHRNDGHPSPLILALGDSLTAGHGLERHESFAAQLERELRKTMPDTAVINAGVSGDTSAGALRRLPDLLSSLRQRPQLAVVELGANDVLRRVPAAHLKANLETIIEELGRCGIPSLLATIEPPAFLGHLLGDYGSVFPAVAARFGLKTCRFFPEGVLGHPAMVLADRVHPNARAISMCAAAVAPHVLSALDTPNVQAA; translated from the coding sequence ATGCATCGCAACGACGGACATCCCTCCCCGCTAATTCTGGCCCTCGGCGACAGCCTTACCGCGGGACATGGTCTTGAACGGCACGAGAGCTTCGCGGCTCAGCTCGAGCGGGAGCTGCGGAAGACCATGCCCGATACTGCCGTGATCAACGCGGGTGTCTCCGGAGACACGTCGGCGGGAGCCCTGCGGCGCTTGCCGGATCTGCTTTCTTCGCTGCGCCAGCGGCCTCAGCTCGCGGTGGTGGAACTGGGAGCGAACGACGTGCTCCGGCGCGTGCCGGCCGCGCACCTCAAAGCCAATCTCGAGACGATCATCGAGGAGCTCGGACGGTGCGGGATCCCCTCGCTGCTCGCGACGATCGAACCTCCTGCCTTCCTCGGGCATCTTCTAGGCGATTACGGGTCGGTCTTCCCGGCGGTCGCGGCGCGGTTCGGGCTCAAGACCTGTCGGTTCTTCCCCGAAGGTGTTCTCGGGCATCCGGCGATGGTTCTCGCCGACCGCGTCCACCCGAATGCGAGGGCGATATCGATGTGTGCAGCAGCCGTTGCACCTCACGTCTTGTCTGCCTTGGACACGCCTAACGTACAGGCCGCGTAG
- a CDS encoding MarR family winged helix-turn-helix transcriptional regulator yields the protein MVDRAEAAARQWQRERPELPMLAVEIFGRVLDAAARVTRDHMDPLLAEAGLKVGEFDVLTPLRRSGKPYSLTPTQLYEAALISSGGMTSRLDKLERAGLIERRPDPEDGRGRQVALTGTGLEIIDDMIGKMVAMEERMISILTVAEQNNLNRLLKKLLTGL from the coding sequence ATGGTGGATCGCGCTGAGGCTGCGGCGAGGCAATGGCAACGTGAGCGCCCCGAACTGCCGATGCTGGCGGTGGAGATCTTTGGTCGTGTGCTGGACGCCGCCGCGCGCGTGACGCGCGACCATATGGACCCGCTTCTCGCGGAGGCTGGATTGAAAGTCGGAGAGTTCGACGTCCTAACCCCGCTAAGACGCTCGGGTAAACCTTACTCTTTGACGCCGACACAGCTCTACGAAGCGGCTCTGATCTCGTCGGGCGGCATGACCTCACGCCTCGACAAACTGGAACGGGCTGGCCTGATCGAAAGGCGGCCGGACCCCGAAGACGGCCGCGGTCGGCAGGTCGCGTTGACCGGCACCGGCCTCGAGATCATTGACGACATGATCGGCAAAATGGTTGCGATGGAGGAGCGAATGATCTCGATTCTGACCGTCGCGGAGCAGAACAATTTAAACCGACTTCTCAAGAAATTGCTGACTGGGCTTTGA
- a CDS encoding VOC family protein: MSRMIFVNLPVADLAKARIFYEAIGFTNNPRFSDDTSACMVLTEVINVMLMTHAKWQTFTSRPIPPSTSSEVLLAVSCSSRDEVDAMNEAAAAHGGTADINPKQDHGFMYNRNLADPDGHVWEAMWMDMAAAPGGA; this comes from the coding sequence ATGAGCAGGATGATTTTCGTGAACTTGCCAGTGGCGGATCTGGCAAAGGCCCGGATCTTCTACGAAGCCATTGGTTTCACCAACAATCCGCGATTCAGCGACGACACGAGCGCCTGTATGGTGCTGACCGAAGTGATCAACGTCATGCTTATGACCCACGCGAAGTGGCAGACATTCACCAGTCGTCCCATTCCGCCTTCGACCTCGAGCGAGGTTCTGCTGGCGGTTTCGTGCAGTAGCCGCGACGAGGTAGATGCGATGAACGAGGCGGCAGCCGCTCATGGCGGCACTGCGGACATCAATCCTAAGCAGGATCACGGCTTTATGTATAATCGCAATCTCGCCGATCCCGACGGCCATGTCTGGGAAGCGATGTGGATGGACATGGCTGCTGCCCCGGGCGGAGCTTAA
- a CDS encoding PAS domain S-box protein → MIVESAVDFAIVATDTSGKITEWNSGAEKVLGWSADEICGQPLDRFFTPEDRVADRPAIEMRLSLTEGHAADERWHLKKDGTRFWANGEMMPLHDDEGNHTGFVKILRDRTDQRDAAAAHQADAEFLRSVLASSGDCIKVLDLDGRLTFMSEGGQRVMEVSDFNAVEGCPWPDFWEREGNAHAKAALVEARAGRSSSFRGDAATLKGNWKSWDVQVTPILDADGRPSRILAVSRDVTEHRRADRLRFGLADLGDRLRTEADVDTMQAAASEVIGKALGVDRVGYGSMEEDGETFTVPTDWTVPECPSLAGTYRIDDYGDYAVDLRAGSTVVIDDIRRDPRTSANPEPLAKVWVGSLINHPVMENGRIGAILFVNDKDAREWREDEIEFVREAADRLRQASERRRAELELSELNKRLESEVEARTADRNRLWSMSADIMLVAGLDARIHAVNPAWERVLGWTEDELVGTSLFDLIHPDDLAHTVEGASAIGEGRTLLRFENRYREKNGGYRYISWTAGPGDGLIVAVGRDTTIERAQAEVLAETEEQLRQSQKMEAVGQLTGGVAHDFNNLLTVIRGSVDLLRRPDLPEVKRQRYIDAVSDTVDRAARLTGQLLAFARRQSLIPAIFDVRTKLGGVGDMLDTVTGTHIQVATDLPDHPCYVRADASQFETALVNLSVNARDAMDGLGRLEIRVRCGVALPPIRGHGGSSAPFTSVSVRDTGVGIPPDQLGRIFEPFYTTKEVGNGTGLGLSQVFGFAKQSGGDIDVQSTVGEGTIFTLYLPEVLEPELAPEVEEKPSAAPIGAGLKVLIVEDNVEVGQFCTQVLEDLGYRTEWVPNAENALDLLGDDGDGYDVVFSDVVMPGIGGLALAEKLRTKLPNLPVILTSGYSHVLATDSDHGFELLHKPYSADMLGQTLRKVSRRFT, encoded by the coding sequence ATGATCGTCGAGAGCGCGGTCGATTTTGCAATCGTCGCGACGGATACGAGCGGAAAAATCACCGAGTGGAATAGCGGCGCTGAGAAGGTACTTGGCTGGTCCGCCGACGAGATTTGCGGCCAGCCTCTGGACCGTTTCTTCACACCGGAGGATCGCGTCGCTGATCGTCCAGCGATCGAGATGAGGCTTTCCCTCACCGAAGGACATGCTGCCGACGAACGATGGCACTTGAAGAAGGACGGCACTCGCTTTTGGGCGAACGGGGAGATGATGCCGCTCCACGATGACGAGGGCAACCACACTGGTTTCGTGAAGATCCTGCGAGATCGCACCGATCAGCGCGATGCGGCTGCGGCGCATCAGGCCGATGCCGAGTTCCTGCGGAGCGTCCTGGCGTCCTCCGGAGACTGCATCAAAGTTCTCGATCTCGATGGCCGCCTGACGTTCATGAGCGAGGGCGGTCAACGCGTCATGGAGGTCAGCGACTTCAACGCCGTCGAAGGATGCCCGTGGCCCGATTTCTGGGAGCGGGAAGGAAACGCGCACGCGAAGGCTGCTCTGGTCGAAGCGCGGGCGGGCCGATCCTCGAGCTTCCGGGGCGACGCCGCCACGCTCAAGGGCAATTGGAAGTCGTGGGACGTTCAGGTCACCCCCATCCTCGACGCGGACGGGCGGCCATCCCGAATTCTAGCGGTCTCCCGAGACGTGACCGAGCACAGACGCGCCGACCGCTTGCGATTCGGTCTGGCGGATCTCGGCGACCGGCTCCGCACCGAAGCCGATGTCGATACGATGCAGGCGGCGGCTTCCGAGGTCATCGGAAAGGCGCTCGGCGTCGATCGGGTCGGCTATGGATCGATGGAGGAGGATGGAGAGACCTTCACGGTTCCGACCGACTGGACCGTGCCAGAGTGCCCATCGCTCGCGGGCACCTATCGGATCGACGACTACGGCGATTACGCGGTCGATCTGAGAGCGGGGTCGACCGTCGTCATCGACGACATACGACGGGATCCCCGCACGTCTGCGAACCCGGAGCCACTGGCGAAGGTCTGGGTCGGCTCGCTCATCAACCACCCGGTGATGGAGAATGGACGCATCGGCGCGATCCTCTTCGTCAACGACAAGGATGCGCGCGAATGGCGCGAAGACGAGATCGAATTCGTGCGCGAGGCTGCGGATCGGCTGCGACAGGCCAGCGAGCGGCGGCGGGCCGAGTTGGAACTCAGCGAGCTTAACAAAAGACTGGAATCCGAGGTCGAGGCCCGAACAGCCGACCGCAACCGGCTGTGGTCGATGTCCGCCGACATCATGCTGGTCGCTGGTCTCGATGCCCGCATTCACGCCGTGAATCCGGCGTGGGAGCGCGTTCTTGGCTGGACGGAGGACGAATTGGTCGGGACAAGCCTGTTCGACCTGATCCATCCCGACGATCTCGCGCATACCGTCGAAGGTGCTAGCGCCATCGGTGAAGGCAGGACGCTGCTGCGCTTCGAAAACCGGTATCGTGAGAAGAATGGCGGCTATCGGTACATCAGCTGGACGGCGGGCCCCGGAGATGGGCTGATCGTCGCGGTCGGCCGCGACACGACGATCGAACGTGCACAGGCGGAAGTGCTCGCCGAGACTGAGGAACAGCTTCGCCAGAGCCAGAAGATGGAGGCGGTGGGCCAGCTGACCGGCGGTGTGGCCCACGACTTCAACAACCTGCTGACCGTGATCCGTGGTTCGGTCGATCTCCTGCGACGTCCCGATCTGCCGGAAGTCAAACGCCAACGCTATATCGATGCCGTCTCCGACACCGTCGACCGCGCTGCCAGGCTCACAGGACAGTTGCTGGCGTTCGCGCGACGCCAGTCGTTGATCCCGGCGATATTCGACGTGCGCACCAAACTCGGCGGTGTCGGCGATATGCTGGATACCGTCACCGGAACTCATATTCAGGTCGCGACCGATCTTCCCGACCATCCCTGCTACGTCCGCGCTGACGCAAGCCAGTTCGAGACCGCTTTGGTAAACCTGTCGGTCAACGCCCGGGACGCCATGGACGGACTTGGGCGTCTGGAGATTCGGGTACGATGCGGCGTGGCCCTGCCACCCATCCGTGGGCACGGTGGATCGTCCGCGCCGTTCACGTCTGTCTCGGTTCGCGACACCGGCGTCGGCATCCCTCCCGACCAATTGGGCCGGATCTTCGAACCCTTCTACACGACCAAGGAGGTCGGCAATGGCACCGGACTAGGGCTCAGCCAGGTCTTCGGTTTCGCAAAGCAGTCCGGCGGCGACATCGACGTCCAGAGCACGGTCGGCGAGGGCACGATCTTCACCCTCTATCTGCCCGAAGTGCTCGAACCCGAATTGGCGCCCGAAGTGGAAGAGAAGCCATCCGCTGCTCCCATCGGCGCGGGACTGAAAGTGCTGATCGTCGAGGACAACGTCGAGGTCGGACAGTTCTGCACGCAGGTGCTGGAGGATCTTGGCTATCGAACGGAATGGGTGCCGAACGCCGAAAACGCGCTGGATCTCCTAGGCGACGACGGAGATGGCTATGATGTCGTGTTCTCGGATGTCGTCATGCCCGGCATCGGCGGTCTCGCCTTGGCCGAGAAGTTGCGGACGAAACTGCCCAATCTTCCGGTGATCCTCACATCGGGCTACAGTCATGTTCTGGCGACCGACAGCGATCACGGCTTCGAGCTGCTTCATAAGCCGTATTCGGCGGACATGCTCGGCCAGACGCTTCGCAAGGTGAGTCGGCGGTTTACGTAG
- a CDS encoding alpha/beta fold hydrolase has product MPTVETEDLSLHYEETGTPTGDVVLLLHGWPDDASTWDGVAPTLAMAGFRVIVPTLRGFGQSVFRTAEAPRTGNSAIHAMDMIELLDALGVEAAAVIGHDWGSNIAEALAVGWPDRITRITMLATPPRLGGMPTPPFHQAQRYWYHWFMATERGAEAVRADPHGFAHIHWENWAPTGWFDEATFARVARSWDNPDWVDVTLHSYRSRWDNAEPDPRSVWLEDRIKATKSLSLPTLFTNGDVDGVTAQDSFDKVPAKFTGPFEMIGLAGVGHFPQRENPQAVAELALAFVTGQRP; this is encoded by the coding sequence ATGCCGACTGTCGAAACCGAGGATCTCTCGCTCCACTACGAGGAAACAGGGACGCCGACCGGCGACGTGGTCCTTCTCCTGCATGGTTGGCCCGACGACGCCTCGACTTGGGACGGCGTGGCGCCAACATTGGCAATGGCGGGCTTCCGCGTGATCGTGCCGACGCTGCGTGGGTTCGGACAGTCGGTGTTTAGAACCGCCGAGGCGCCGCGCACGGGCAACAGCGCGATCCATGCGATGGACATGATCGAGCTGCTCGACGCGCTCGGCGTCGAGGCAGCCGCTGTGATCGGCCACGACTGGGGATCGAACATTGCCGAAGCGCTTGCCGTCGGCTGGCCTGACCGGATCACGCGTATCACCATGCTCGCCACACCGCCGCGCCTTGGCGGCATGCCGACGCCGCCGTTCCATCAGGCCCAGCGTTACTGGTATCATTGGTTCATGGCGACCGAGCGCGGAGCCGAAGCCGTGCGCGCCGACCCGCACGGCTTCGCGCATATCCATTGGGAGAACTGGGCGCCGACAGGCTGGTTCGACGAAGCGACATTCGCGCGTGTCGCACGATCCTGGGACAATCCCGACTGGGTCGACGTGACGCTTCACAGCTATCGGTCCCGTTGGGACAACGCCGAGCCGGATCCGCGCAGCGTCTGGCTCGAGGACAGGATCAAGGCGACAAAGTCCCTGTCATTGCCGACCCTCTTCACCAACGGCGATGTCGACGGTGTCACCGCGCAGGACAGTTTCGACAAGGTTCCGGCGAAGTTCACCGGCCCGTTTGAAATGATAGGTCTGGCCGGGGTGGGACACTTCCCGCAGCGTGAGAATCCGCAGGCCGTTGCCGAGCTGGCCCTGGCGTTCGTGACCGGCCAGCGTCCATGA
- a CDS encoding NAD(P)-dependent alcohol dehydrogenase, with product MTIKAMGYAAQHSFSRLKPMKFEREEAGPREVEIEVLYCGVCHSDVHQCENDWANTVYPCMPGHEVVGRVTRVGSGVSLHKGGDLVGVGCMIDSCRSCEPCHAHEEQYCEGPNSWLATYNGPMVPASQAPDGGNMYGRDNTFGGYSNVVVVKEDFVLKIPASLPIEAAAPILCAGVTTYSPMKHWGVKAGDKVGIVGFGGLGDMALKIAKALGAEVTMFTTTDEKIGEAEKRGAKGVLESDTDALKKLERTFDFILSTVPEKHKSDPFIPTLKRNGTFVAVGELGPMPGYNNEEVVMHRRSLAGSLIGSIAETQEILDFCAEKGIAPDVELVAIQDINKAYKTLKSGDVRFRYVIDMASLKSEMAEA from the coding sequence ATGACGATCAAGGCGATGGGCTATGCAGCCCAGCACAGCTTCAGCCGCCTGAAGCCGATGAAATTCGAGCGCGAGGAGGCAGGGCCCAGAGAGGTCGAGATCGAGGTGCTCTACTGTGGTGTCTGCCACTCCGACGTCCATCAGTGCGAGAATGACTGGGCGAACACGGTCTATCCTTGCATGCCCGGCCATGAAGTCGTCGGACGCGTGACCCGCGTCGGGTCCGGGGTCAGCCTCCACAAGGGCGGCGACCTGGTCGGCGTCGGTTGCATGATCGACAGCTGCCGGTCCTGCGAACCCTGCCACGCCCACGAAGAGCAATATTGCGAAGGGCCGAACAGCTGGCTCGCAACTTACAACGGCCCAATGGTCCCAGCCTCGCAGGCGCCGGACGGCGGCAACATGTATGGCCGCGACAACACGTTCGGTGGCTATTCCAACGTCGTCGTCGTGAAGGAGGATTTCGTCCTCAAGATCCCTGCCTCGCTACCGATCGAGGCTGCGGCGCCGATCCTCTGCGCGGGCGTCACCACCTATTCGCCGATGAAGCATTGGGGCGTGAAAGCCGGCGACAAAGTGGGGATCGTCGGGTTCGGCGGTCTCGGCGACATGGCGCTCAAGATCGCCAAGGCGCTTGGTGCCGAGGTGACCATGTTCACGACCACCGATGAGAAGATCGGAGAGGCCGAGAAGCGCGGCGCGAAGGGCGTGCTGGAAAGCGACACCGACGCGCTCAAGAAGCTCGAGCGAACCTTCGACTTCATCCTCTCGACGGTGCCCGAGAAGCACAAGTCAGATCCGTTCATTCCAACCCTGAAGCGCAACGGCACCTTCGTCGCGGTCGGAGAACTCGGTCCGATGCCTGGCTATAACAACGAGGAGGTGGTGATGCACCGCCGCAGCCTCGCCGGCTCGCTGATCGGCAGTATCGCGGAGACGCAGGAGATCCTCGACTTCTGTGCTGAGAAGGGCATCGCGCCTGATGTCGAACTGGTCGCGATCCAGGACATCAACAAGGCCTACAAGACCTTGAAGAGCGGCGACGTGAGGTTCCGGTACGTCATCGACATGGCCAGTCTGAAGAGTGAGATGGCTGAGGCCTGA
- a CDS encoding SDR family oxidoreductase, whose amino-acid sequence MSVRLRPLSEQVVLITGASSGIGLATVRAAARRGAAVVLVARTEAALSSIVDGISAKGGRAVYAVADVGVLADVEAAACLAVERFGRIDTWVNCAGVAIYAKLVDTPAHEHERLIQTNYFGVVHGALTAVKHLRARGGALITVGSIASDFPSAVMGAYAASKHAAKAYVESLRIELNSEMAPISVTLIKPSGTNTPIAEHAANHVDGEALIPPPVNDPDLVAEAILDAAQNPRRDVTVGGIGRLQVLAATHFPGLYARFGGAVAPLLSDPDRPKTSGDNLDQPGRGGAERSVHETGRRISLYAPVSRHPAVISTAGLALLGGLVWAASRYRNRGAST is encoded by the coding sequence ATGAGCGTCCGCCTGAGGCCGCTTTCCGAGCAGGTGGTCCTGATCACGGGCGCCAGCTCCGGGATCGGCCTCGCCACTGTCCGCGCGGCCGCCAGGCGGGGCGCCGCGGTCGTGCTCGTCGCCCGCACCGAGGCGGCGCTCTCCTCGATCGTCGACGGCATCTCGGCGAAGGGCGGACGCGCTGTCTACGCGGTCGCCGATGTCGGCGTTCTGGCTGATGTCGAGGCAGCCGCATGCTTGGCCGTCGAACGCTTCGGTCGGATCGACACCTGGGTGAACTGCGCCGGCGTCGCGATCTACGCGAAGCTGGTGGACACGCCGGCTCATGAACACGAGCGGCTTATCCAGACCAACTACTTCGGGGTGGTCCACGGCGCGCTTACGGCGGTCAAACATCTGCGCGCGCGGGGCGGCGCTCTGATCACGGTGGGCTCGATCGCCTCCGACTTTCCGTCGGCGGTGATGGGTGCCTATGCCGCGTCCAAGCATGCTGCCAAGGCATATGTTGAATCCTTGCGGATAGAACTCAACTCCGAGATGGCGCCGATCTCGGTCACTTTGATCAAGCCATCCGGCACGAACACGCCGATCGCGGAGCATGCCGCCAACCATGTGGACGGTGAGGCGCTGATCCCACCGCCGGTCAACGACCCAGACCTTGTCGCGGAGGCCATCCTCGACGCGGCCCAAAATCCACGCCGCGATGTGACCGTGGGCGGCATCGGTCGACTGCAAGTGTTGGCGGCGACGCACTTTCCCGGCCTCTACGCGCGCTTTGGCGGAGCGGTCGCGCCGCTGCTGTCCGATCCCGATCGTCCCAAAACCTCTGGCGACAATCTGGATCAACCCGGACGCGGCGGCGCCGAACGATCGGTCCACGAAACCGGGCGACGCATCAGTCTCTACGCGCCCGTCTCGCGACATCCGGCGGTCATCTCCACTGCCGGGCTCGCCCTGCTTGGGGGCTTGGTCTGGGCCGCATCCCGCTATCGAAACCGAGGAGCATCGACATGA